One Leopardus geoffroyi isolate Oge1 chromosome C1, O.geoffroyi_Oge1_pat1.0, whole genome shotgun sequence DNA segment encodes these proteins:
- the PPP1R8 gene encoding nuclear inhibitor of protein phosphatase 1 isoform X1: protein MAAAANSGSSLPLFDCPTWAGKPPPGLHLDVVKGDKLIEKLIIDEKKYYLFGRNPDLCDFTIDHQSCSRVHAALVYHKHLKRVFLIDLNSTHGTFLGHIRLEPHKPQQIPIDSTVSFGASTRAYTLREKPQTLPSAVKGDEKMGGEDDELKGLLGLPEEETELDNLTEFNTAHNKRISTLTIEEGNLDIQRPKRKRKNSRVTFSEDDEIINPEDVDPSVGRFRNMVQTAVVPVKKKRVEGPGSLGLEESGSRRMQNFAFSGGLYGGLPPTHSEAGSQPHGIHGTALIGGLPMPYPNLAPDVDLTPVVPSAVNMNPAPNPAVYNPEAVNEPKKKKYAKEAWPGKKPTPSLLI, encoded by the exons ATGGCGGCAGCCGCGAACTCCGGCTCCAGCCTCCCGCTGTTCGACTGCCCGACCTG GGCAGGTAAACCCCCACCTGGTTTACATCTGGATGTAGTCAAAGGAGACAAGCTAATTGAG aaactgATTATTGATGAGAAGAAGTATTACTTATTTGGGAGAAACCCTGATTTGTGTGACTTTACCATTGACCACCAGTCTTGCTCTCGGGTCCACGCTGCCTTGGTCTACCACAAGCATCTGAAGAGAGTTTTCCTAATAGATCTCAACAGTA CACACGGCACTTTCTTGGGTCACATTCGGTTGGAGCCTCACAAGCCTCAGCAAATTCCCATCGATTCCACAGTCTCGTTTGGTGCATCCACAAGGGCATATACTCTACGTGAGAAGCCTCAGACACTGCCGTCAGCTGTGAAAGGAGATGAGAAGATGGGTGGAGAGGATGATGAACTCAAGGGCTTACTGGGGCTTCCAGAGGAGGAGACCGAGCTTGAT AACCTGACAGAGTTCAACACTGCCCACAACAAGCGGATTTCCACCCTGACCATTGAGGAGGGGAATCTCGACATTCAGAGaccaaagagaaagaggaagaactcACGGGTGACTTTCAGTGAGGATGACGAGATCATCAATCCAG AGGATGTGGATCCCTCAGTTGGTCGCTTCCGGAACATGGTGCAGACTGCAGTGGTCCCAGTCAAG AAGAAGCGGGTGGAAGGCCCTGGCTCCCTGGGCCTGGAGGAATCAGGGAGCAGGCGCATGCAGAACTTTGCATTCAGTGGAGGACTCTACGGGGGCCTGCCCCCCACGCACAGTGAAGCCGGCTCTCAGCCACACGGCATCCATGGGACAGCACTCATCGGTGGCTTGCCCATGCCATACCCGAACCTCGCCCCTGACGTGGACTTGACTCCCGTCGTGCCGTCAGCAGTGAACATGAACCCTGCACCAAATCCTGCAGTCTATAACCCCGAAGCTGTCAATGAacccaagaagaagaaatatgcaAAAGAGGCTTGGCCGGGCAAGAAGCCTACACCTTCCTTACTGATTTGA
- the PPP1R8 gene encoding nuclear inhibitor of protein phosphatase 1 isoform X3, translated as MGGEDDELKGLLGLPEEETELDNLTEFNTAHNKRISTLTIEEGNLDIQRPKRKRKNSRVTFSEDDEIINPEDVDPSVGRFRNMVQTAVVPVKKKRVEGPGSLGLEESGSRRMQNFAFSGGLYGGLPPTHSEAGSQPHGIHGTALIGGLPMPYPNLAPDVDLTPVVPSAVNMNPAPNPAVYNPEAVNEPKKKKYAKEAWPGKKPTPSLLI; from the exons ATGGGTGGAGAGGATGATGAACTCAAGGGCTTACTGGGGCTTCCAGAGGAGGAGACCGAGCTTGAT AACCTGACAGAGTTCAACACTGCCCACAACAAGCGGATTTCCACCCTGACCATTGAGGAGGGGAATCTCGACATTCAGAGaccaaagagaaagaggaagaactcACGGGTGACTTTCAGTGAGGATGACGAGATCATCAATCCAG AGGATGTGGATCCCTCAGTTGGTCGCTTCCGGAACATGGTGCAGACTGCAGTGGTCCCAGTCAAG AAGAAGCGGGTGGAAGGCCCTGGCTCCCTGGGCCTGGAGGAATCAGGGAGCAGGCGCATGCAGAACTTTGCATTCAGTGGAGGACTCTACGGGGGCCTGCCCCCCACGCACAGTGAAGCCGGCTCTCAGCCACACGGCATCCATGGGACAGCACTCATCGGTGGCTTGCCCATGCCATACCCGAACCTCGCCCCTGACGTGGACTTGACTCCCGTCGTGCCGTCAGCAGTGAACATGAACCCTGCACCAAATCCTGCAGTCTATAACCCCGAAGCTGTCAATGAacccaagaagaagaaatatgcaAAAGAGGCTTGGCCGGGCAAGAAGCCTACACCTTCCTTACTGATTTGA
- the PPP1R8 gene encoding nuclear inhibitor of protein phosphatase 1 isoform X2, with product MQSGPSAVFILKNKTDVLGGAVLPPTTQNLTEFNTAHNKRISTLTIEEGNLDIQRPKRKRKNSRVTFSEDDEIINPEDVDPSVGRFRNMVQTAVVPVKKKRVEGPGSLGLEESGSRRMQNFAFSGGLYGGLPPTHSEAGSQPHGIHGTALIGGLPMPYPNLAPDVDLTPVVPSAVNMNPAPNPAVYNPEAVNEPKKKKYAKEAWPGKKPTPSLLI from the exons ATGCAGAGCGGACCCagtgctgttttcattttaaaaaacaaaactgatgttCTGGGAGGAGCTGTTCTCCCTCCTACAACTcag AACCTGACAGAGTTCAACACTGCCCACAACAAGCGGATTTCCACCCTGACCATTGAGGAGGGGAATCTCGACATTCAGAGaccaaagagaaagaggaagaactcACGGGTGACTTTCAGTGAGGATGACGAGATCATCAATCCAG AGGATGTGGATCCCTCAGTTGGTCGCTTCCGGAACATGGTGCAGACTGCAGTGGTCCCAGTCAAG AAGAAGCGGGTGGAAGGCCCTGGCTCCCTGGGCCTGGAGGAATCAGGGAGCAGGCGCATGCAGAACTTTGCATTCAGTGGAGGACTCTACGGGGGCCTGCCCCCCACGCACAGTGAAGCCGGCTCTCAGCCACACGGCATCCATGGGACAGCACTCATCGGTGGCTTGCCCATGCCATACCCGAACCTCGCCCCTGACGTGGACTTGACTCCCGTCGTGCCGTCAGCAGTGAACATGAACCCTGCACCAAATCCTGCAGTCTATAACCCCGAAGCTGTCAATGAacccaagaagaagaaatatgcaAAAGAGGCTTGGCCGGGCAAGAAGCCTACACCTTCCTTACTGATTTGA